TTTACCACGGAGATGACCCTCATCATGCACAGGTGAGCATGTGACCCTATTTGATGGTACCCCCCATCTGTGCCCGTAAGCTTCATCTTCGCTTCTATCTTACAGGAAGTCACACACCGCAGATCCCTTTCACAAATGTCAGTTCTGCAACAAAACCTTCACGAACATGACCAAATACCTCTACCATCGGCGAACTCACCTCAGCCTCGACACCCCCGGCACGCTGACCCCAAGCGCTTCCATCAGTGTACTCCAAATCCTAATTTTAGCAGTCCCCAACTTGTAAGTCATGTTTCATTAgctgttgtctcatcaatgcaGGTGGATGCCGCTCCACGCCGAGCCTCTCTGTCTACTCTCGCCATCCTGCAGAGAGTGAGGGAAAAGAAGAACCTGATAGCCCCCCTCacagaggaggagatggagaagatggaCCAGGATCCTGCGGGGGTCTCTCAGAGCAGAAGTAAAGAGGCCAAGCAAGGAGAGATGATTGAGGACGTAGTATCAGCGGCAGCGGCTGAAGAAGGCTCAGCCCCCAAACCTGAAGAAGTTGCATCCAGCTCAGCCGTTTCGTTAGATAAACCATTCACTTGTCAGACCTGCTCCAAGAGGTTCCTCTCACAGCTGCAGCTCATCCATCACCGTCGCACGGCACACGCCCCCGAACGCAGATTCCTGTGCGGCATCTGCGGCAAGTCCTTCAAAAAGCAGATCCACGTGCGCAATCACATCCGCACGCACACCGGCGAGCGGCCGTTCCAGTGCGCCGACTGCGGCAAGACCTTCTCGTCCCTCGCCAACCTCACGCGACACAACCTCATCCACACCGGCCTGAGGCCTTACCGCTGCAACTGGTGCCACCGGTCCTTCTCGCAGTCGTCCAACCTGCGCCAGCACAGCTTGCTCCACTTCGGGGGGGCCGGGCTGAACTGCCCCGACTGCCCCGCCACGTTCCGCTGGGCCAAAAAGCTGGCAGCACATCGTTTTATTCATCATCCGGGATCTCCTGCCCCGTTCCCGTGTCCTCACTGCGATGACGGATTCCTCACAAGGAAGCAACGGGACGGCCACTGTTTAGAGCAGCACCCCATCCTGCCCCCGGTTGGACATGCAGAAGTGGTGGACGTCAAATCCGAGGCATCCACATCAACGGTGTGCAAGGTCAAATCAGAAGATCCCAGCAGTGTTACACGAGGAGGCCTGGACTGCAACATCTGCGGGAAGAAGCTCAACTCTGCCGCCAACCTTAGACTTCATAAACTGAGCCACCTTGGTGGTGCTGGGCGGCCACATGGCGCCCTGGGGAAGCGTGCCAAAGCCCACCAGTGCCTCGTCTGCGGCAAATTCTTTGCGTCCACCTCCAGCGTGGCGCTACACCAGAGGGTCCACACCGGTGAGCGCCCCTTCCCTTGCCAGGAGTGCGGCAAGCGCTTCCGCCAGAACACGCACCTGCGCGAGCATCTTCGCACGCACTCCGGGGAGCGGCCATTCAGCTGCGAGGAGTGCGGGAAGTGCTTCATCCAGAGCATGCACTTGGCGGAGCACCGGCGTACACACACGGGCGAGCGCCCGCACGTCTGTCCCCAGTGCGGCAAAGCCTTCAAGACCTTCTCGAACCTGAGAAACCACAAGACGACGCACAGCAAGCAGCAGAGGTTGGACAAggaggctgctgctgctgctcaggtTGCCGTGGCAACAACCAGCTCAACCGTGACTGTGGTGGAGGGTCCTGCGGTGGAACTAGCAAAGGGGCAGTCTCACCTCATCCAAATTCACGCATCTGATGGTCAACAGGTCAGTGGATCTGGTGATCAAAAGCACACCACATCAATGGGGAATTAAATATGTCCATCTCTGTCACAGGGCACCCCGACTATCATGTGCAACGAGTTCGGGGAGACCATCGCCATCATCGAAAGCAGCGAGGGTGTGGCGCTGCCCCTTGAGCAAGCCCTGGAGATCTTTCATACAGCGTTGGAGAACGGCCTCACCGTGGAAGGAATGCAGCTACTCTGAGGACAAACAGCAGTCAACCAAAAAACAGACATAATAAATGCTTACAAATGACTTTAGTAGCAGATAATGGTTTTCGTTGTCGAGGACACTATCttgcaaatgtttttaaagTGTATAAATGAATTGTACCTTATgatctttttttaatgattatttttattgtacatttctgTGAAGCGGATGTGACCGGCTGCCACCAAATTGTTTTAactcaaatgttttgtttttgcatcacTACCATCATTAACAACCTTTACCACCTAATTGCTTTTTTATTGGCATATTGAAAGTTacagatacaaaaaaaaagtgtttttgtctcTCGGATACTGGAACAgcaaaaaacaagtaaaacacaaacatttaaaagcCATACAATTGTGTAATctttttgttttaccttttaagGAATGGGCACCATTTTTAACAGTTCATATGTGTCCATAAAGACTACAGTATTTATCCAAGATGTGATCAGTGATTTTGATTGCGGCTTGCGTATAGCTCTATGATGAGCAATAAAGTGACGAAAAGGGAAGAAAGATGTGCTtgtctaaaaaatatttttttccttctacTGAAggaatacaatgaaaaaaaatgcctggtttgttaaaaaaaaaaaggtcatcaaGGGAAGACTGGAGCATAGAGGGGTGTGCATGCGTGACGCAGCGTCCTATAAATGACAAGCCAAGACTAAAGACAGTGAATGCAATGACAGGAGaattcattaataaaataaaataaaaaattcacagGAACAAACCCACTATAAGTCAAAAtacgtatttaaaaaaatgacaatcccccccccaaaaaaggatAATGGCCGATGATGCACTAACCTTCCTTCATGCTTAACTGACAAGAGGCACGGGAATGTTTGCTTCCTTTCTGACTGGTACGCGCAGGGAAATAGCGGGAATGATGGCACAGCCAGAGAAGTCAACTTTGCAGGCGCTCATAAACCTTTTAAGGTCTTgagaatgaacaaatgaacctGCAACGCAGACGGGTTGCAGGTTCCAGGGATGTTAAGTGTTGAGGgcccagcccccccccacccgagtGTATGCGGAAACTTCAAAAGAAACTTTCCCGTTTCATTCCAAGCAAATGTCTTTTTTAAAGCCGCTGGCTTTTCCCAGACTGATCATTTCATCACATCCGAGGGAGGAATGTCTCTCCAAGGTGATCAATACAAAAGGTGTTtccacaccttttttttttggtattagGTCTCACATCATCACAAAAAGATCTCATGTCTTctgggaaaaggaaaaaaaaaccaaaaaattccGAAACACATCTGCCATCCTCATCTCGAAGAGTCCTGTGAATCACCGGGATCCTCTGGGCTCCCTTCACCcccttcctcttcatcatcctgcAAATCCCCGCCCCCTCTCCCTCCATCCAGTGATTGGGTACCGGAGGGTCCAGGTAGGGCGTCGTGGGGAACGGGTAGCCCCGATGCATCGGAGGGGGCGGCCGTCTGCATGATCTTCTGCCGAACCTCCCTGATCTTGAGCTGCAGGCACACCTTTGTGGGGAATATATCGGAGTATCTCGTCTGGAAGGCTGCGGTGGCTTGAGCTGCAAACGGGGACACAGGATGATGCAAGTGGGAACGTCCATTCGCTTGACCTCATAagggtcacgggtgagctggaaAATAACCcggctgacttttttttttaggtgagaGGCGACTTAAACCCTTGGTCACCACCCAATCACAAGACACATGGACTGTACCACTGTGTGACTTACCTGATGGAAAGAAGCCCTGCTGCTCCTGGAACAGTTGCATGACCAGCGCCCTCCTCTGGTCCAGCGTTCGGCGCAGGGACGAATACGGCACTTTGTCAAACTCCAGCTCGGCCAGGATGTCCTCACCGTCCGTACCCGCCGCTCGTTCAAAAGTAAAGATGTCACCCTCGCATTTGGCGGCGCTTTTGGGCGTGTTGGGCTCCGAGCTGCAGCTGGAACGCCGTCGACTCTTCCTCTTAGGGGACGCTTGGTCATCGGTGGCAGAGTCCAAATCTGGACCATAGGAGAATATGACCAAAGGTGattttaatgcacaaaacaaTTATTCATGGCTATATTGGAAGTAGTAGCAGTATCTATCATTCATCACTATAACATCAAAGTTGATATGTCGGATTAAAGTGTTAAAGTTAtgcaaaagtgacatttttaatgAGGTTTAAcagtaatgttaatgttaggctgcacggtggtcgagtggttagcacgcaggcctcacagctaaaaggcccgagttcaattccacccatctctgtgtggagtttgcatgttctccccgtgcatgagtgggttttctccgggtactccggtttcctcccacattccaaaaacatgctaggttaattggcgactccaaattgtccataggtatgaatgcgagtgtgaatggttgtttgtctatatgtgcccagtgattggctggcgaccagcccagggtgtaccctgcctctcgcccgaagacagctgggataggctccagcacccccgcgaccctcgtgaggaaaagcggcagaaaatgaatgaatgagtaatgtTAATGGCTGCATGGTGCAGGAGTGGTTTGcctgcatgcctcacagctaaaagactcgagttcaattccacccttccacccatctctatgtggagtttgcatgttctccccgtacatccgtgggttttctccgggtactccggtttcctcccacattccaaaaacatgctaggttaattggcgactccaaattgtccataggtatgaatgtgagtgtgaatggttgtttgtctatatgtgccctgtgattggctggcgaccagtccagggtgtgccccgcctctcgcccaaagacgacAGGCAGCACGAAGGACAAACCTTCCTCATGGACATGATACCGCCTCTGACCTAACCCGAGCTGAAGGAGCCTGCTACATGTATACGCTCATTAATGAACCATCGTTCAGCTAAAAATGTGGGAGCTATTAGTTTGACTAATTAGAACGAATGTGACTATAATGTTAGCGCTGtaaaaacatgatttatttcTTCTGACTCAGACCTGTGGAGTTCTTCCTCTTGCGTCGATAGCTGCCCAAGATGGCGCGCGGCGAGGTGGCAAGGCTCTGAAGCGTGGGTGAAGGTAGCACCTCTTCCGGTCGAAACTCAGGCAGCTCTGCGAAACGTTCCTCAAAGTAGACCTCCGACAACACCCTTCCCGaccagcaaatacaaagacacacaaacacacacaaaagtataTATGCACCGTCCGCCATTTGAGTGCACTGCACTTAAACTAGTGAAGACACTCACTTGTCCACAGAGTCAAAAGTCTTCTTCAGTGGTGGGGGGCGGGCTTTGACTTTCTTTGGTGCAGGCCCGTCTTTGTCAGTGTGGGGTGGCGGCAGGGTGGGCTCTGTGGCAGATGGAGGTGGTAGGGGAGAGGAAGGGAGGGATTCCTTCCATCCAGCCTAAAGAAAAACACCCACAGATGATTTAAAGTACAAAATTGGTTGTACAAAAAAGCCATCAGTTCTCTAACCTCTCTGGAGGTTTCGGCTGTACTGGAGCCCTCTGGTGGCTTTTCAGAGGATGGCAGCTCTTCTGCTGAATGTGCAGCAGGAGACTCGGTCTGTCCTGCTGGTTCTGTGTCGAAGGAGAAGTGGCTGTTTGATGCcacctctctttctctttcccgCTCCCTTTCCCTTTCTCGCTCCTTTCCACGACCCCCTCCTTCGTAGTTGCCCACAGGGATGCTGGCCAGTGTTGCCTTCACTTTCTGGGGGGGCCTGACAGGAAGCTGGCTGAGCTTAGGTGTGCCGGGTGTATtgcctgacaaaaaaaataataatttgaatacatatatacaaatataaatatacacaatgACTACTTGTGTGTAACCAGTAGAGGAATTGGTCAATTACAACTAGcataaataatccaaataaCAAGTCTATTCAATTAACAAATTAACCAAGCCTCTTTTAGTCTTGTTCATAgtctacaaaaacaaacaaccaccGAGGTCTGTAATTATCGCcatgtcaaatttttttttactgtggctGAAGGCAACCTCCTAATTAAGTTTAATAAATGTAACTCAACAAGATGGCAGTGGCTGCATTTGAGATATCATCTACCTCTGGATGCCACTTAGATATCAGTGGGGGAAAAAGGAAGCATTACGCAATTAACTCATATTAGTGGTATTACGGCTGACAGAGCAGTTTGCTCCTCATTGGTTTTGTTGCTGATGACAATATACTTCGTGGTAAAATCAAACTAAGTTTGCCTTTCCATGTTCTCATGCACTTCAAATCATACCTtgttattagggatgtccgataattattggaaCCGAAAATTATCGACCTGATATCGTtacaaaatgtgatatcagatttttttcccagatcatgaaaaccgatatttaaaaaacgctgtatacaacacatgctCATTCCACCACAGAAGATATGATATCGGTTTCAGAAATTAAGAGGTGGGCAATATTGGCATAtcagttttcggcaaaaaagccattATCGGACATGTTATAGCTACTTGTTATCCATGATGCGTTTTTATTTGTTGGAAACTCGTATTTCAAATTTGACTAATCACCTGCTTCCAATTaatgactattatattatattcattcattcattcattcattttctaccgcttttcctcacgagggttgcggggggtgctggagcctatcccagctgtctttggggcgagaggcgggatacacactggactggtcgccagccaatcacagggcacatatagacaaacaaccattcacactcacattcatacctatggacaatttggagtcgccaattaacctagcatgtttttggaatgtgggaggaaaccggagtacccggagaaaacccacgcatgcacggggagaacatgcaaactcgaagATAAGatacacaaagatggccgagggtggaattgaaccctggtctcctagctgtgaggtttgcgcgctaacctctcgaccgccgtgcagcccatattatattatattatgaccaTATATGGTAGTTTGCTGTCTAAATAAGTACAGCATGACATGTCTTGAAATAAATAGgtggaaaaacaacataaaaagcaATAGCTTGCCTGTCCTGTACAAGACACACATTATCTACTTTGAGTGCATTAGAATAATTTGAGGGGTGTTGCTGCTTTAAAGGGCCATAAAAGTAAGAAGAcaggcatttaaaaacacatatagaATAGTATTAGCACAAATGCCTGAAAAATGCTACAGGTGTGGGCGTACCTGATGTTTGAATTTGAAGAGGAGGACTGTACGGCCTCGTGCAAACAGCAGGCCCACTAGAGGGCACCGCTGATCCGCTACTGCCAGAGCTCTGCACCTGGCGCTCCgactgcacgagtgctgcatcCATCTGCCTTTCGGCCTGCCTGTCCGTCACTCGATCTGCAGGCAGGTGTCGCTCCGGATGGAGACGAGCGACGGCGGCAGGGGCCGCTGTGTGCTTTTGGCCGGAAGCGCTGGAGGGGCTGGAGATGGCGGAGTAGACGGCAGCGCTCGGGGGCACGGCTGCCATGGAGACAACCcccgttgccatggtgacactCTGTGAAGGAGGGTAGATGGCGGTGACGATCTGGCCACCGGAACCAGAGACGGGGGCTGAACTGTGGGGCTGTGGAGATGGTGCTGCGGCCAGGAGTGGAGGTTGACCTGCGGCGGACACAAATTGTTGAAAGCATGGTTCAGATCTATTTTTGTGAGACTTAAAcgtaaccccccccaaaaaaattgcACGACTGAGTGAGAATTCAGACATTTTCCAGAATACAAAGTCCACCTCTAGGTTGCACTGACCTGCAATCAGTGGTTGAACCAGAGTCTGGCCAGCTGGTGGGATTGTTGTGAAGCCTAGGGTGGCCAGGGGAGGTGGCACATATGTGGATGCAGGCACTGGCAGGGCTGGCTGGGTGGGGGGTTGGCTGGAGGCTGCTGTTGTGGACACCAACGGCAGTGACGGGGGGATCCCCGGAGTGGACTGGACGTAGGTGATCCTGCACACATCAAAAGATGATTGATAATTCCAATCATATATTGTTCACGACgccaacaaaacacaaaaagacgGCTTGTGCTACTGGAAAAGGCTGACTCCGTCGTAGTGGAAGGTGACTGGGTTTAGTAACATAACAGAACAGGAAGGAAGAACAAAAAGAGAACTTGTGCAGAAGGGGTCAAAGGGCGAGTAGCACTGCGCTGGATGACTagttttgtgagtgtgtgtgtgtgtgtgtgtgtagctggaGAGGTAGTGTGGGGGTGGAAGGCGGAGGCAGCTGGGGCCACCAATAGCATGACTAACACATCCAGAATAGAGCTGTTCTGCCAAAGCACCTCTGCTGTACTTATTGTTTTCCTCGATTTTGTGCTTTCGGTGCTCCGACAGATATAAAACAATACAACTTCCTGGAGAATATGCCATCGTTTTATCTCAACTCAACAAACGAGGGAGGAATGTCTCTCCAAGGTGATCAATGCAAATGGTGTTGGTCACAGTTTGACACCGTGCATTATCGAGGGCtcataattacataatttaaaTGGTCGATAAATCGATATATccgttatcgtgacaggcctacaaAACAGTAAACACACTACCTAAATCTCAGACACAGAGctgcactagcatgctctgctaaactaagctaatcaGGTCGGCTTCCACCGGTGGTGACCCTGAAGATCATTTTCAGTACCTGGTGGGCGCAGGGGGGAGTAGAACAGTCTGCGAGGCGGTCGGGCCCGGAGCCACCACAGCAGCGGTGGCCACTGTCACAGGCAAGGGGCTAGCAGGGTGGACTGCGCCCTGAGACAGCTGAGACTGGACCATCGGCATGGGGGCTATCTGGATGATCTGGGAGATGGAAAAAAGAACACACTGAGAACTGCAAGTTGTGAGATAATGCTGTCTCTTAATTAATATATGGTCGACAAACCTTGCTTCCTGCCTGAGCGCCATTCTGGACAGGAAGTTGCGGGGCCACAATAGGAAACTGCTGGGCGGGAGCCGGTGCGGTCCGTACGGTTGCCATGGGAACAACCATTTTACCCTGGAGCACTGGAGACTGTGTTTGGACTGAGTCAAAGCaggaaaataattattattttttaatttattgagtCACCAAAGATGACTATTATTAGAAATGTAGCTTTAATGCCACCTCTCGTTCCTGGGCTGACAACGCCCACTGCTGGGCTGGATGAATAACACGCCTGCTGCTTTCCATTGGCCAACGGTGTGTGAGTGGGCGGGGCTGCTGGCAGGTTGAAGATACTGGTTGGCTGGCAgagctgttgctgctgctgtggcgGACTCTTAGGATTGGCAGGGAGTGTGGGCAGTATGTATTGGACTTGTGTGATGGCCTTACCACCAGGGGGAGCCAGAGAGGAGGTGGGAAGGAACTGGGGCTGTAAAAGGGGCAGAGGGAGCGGTCCGTTGGAGTGGCTGTGCGGTGCTGAAGCAGCAGTGGAGGACAGGGACACCTGCTGCTGTTGGGGGGGCTGAGGCTGGGGCGGCGGAGTGATGAGCTGCACTGCGGGTTGGCCAGATAGAGCACCCCCTAACACAAAATTAGTCACCACTCCAGCCCCTACAGGGTTGGGTGACGGTGAAGAGTAGTAACCACTTGGCGCGGCGCTGTTTCCTGATCCAATCAGAAGTTGTGGTTGCTGCTGGAGGGCCATAGGCTTCCTCTCAGGCGGGTGTGGGCTGGATGAGGCGCCCCGCTCTCTGGGTTTGTTGACAATTGGGAGAGGTGTGCTGATAACGGGTCGCATTACGTTGGTCAGCACTGTGGAAGCCACCCTCACGGCGCCGATGCCCAGGTGCACATTTGCAACCACCGATGAGGAATGGGGAGGTCCTCCCGCTGCTGGAGAAGGGGAAATTACCGACTGTCCAGAAGAAAGGGAGAGAGGCGAGGCTTGCACTGCTCCCGCCTCAGCCCTTAAAGTGTCTTTTATGTCTCCCTCTTCCCTCCTCCTTGGATCAGAAAAGACTCCTGGTCTCCCCTCGTCGTAACGCTTGCTGCTGGAATAGGAGGACAGTGATACACTCCTGCCATGAGGGGTCGCatgtgaggaagatgaggatgcGGTGGAGCAGATGACTGGAGCAAAGACTCGCTGAAAAgccaaacaaatcaacaatgaTGACCAACAGTATAGAGGAATTTAccgtaaatgctccaattacaACAAGACTTGTTGTAATTGGAGGCAGGCAATAATTAGTGAGAGGctgtttttccaatattttggagtgtatgagaaagtggaaaatcTCCTTTGGACCGCATAACAATTTACTATCAAGTgtactgcacaaaacagcagcaacagaactaACCTtaaggaggttgcctacagccacagccgtGTTAATGCCAATATTTTTTCACCTGGTGataattaactcattcgctagcAAAGACAGTTTTCAACCGTAACACCTGatgtcaaaatgtatttatatgtatttttgtgtgagaggcaaaaagaggtgatgacgcaactgcaCAATGGAAAAGATCATGTTCAGTGCAGTTTTCATCTGTAAAAACAGCCACaatgtggcagaagtgcattttataagagctcggcatgtATCTTTCTCATGTATTCTAGCACGctacagcaaccaggaagttgaAAAGCATGGAGCCGTGTAGCATGCACAAAGAAAATCGTAATGCACACACGCGCaaacacacagttcagtttcaaatgtgaaaattttaaatagttcatggtgttataattgaaaataaattgtcAATTTTCAAGTAACACAACATAGTTATGTTGTGGCAAACtggtttatatatttttggctaatatatatgattacatttttgtcaaagtgaaagttattttttaaatgtatcttttcacaaatagttgtttttctctctttttttgtagaaaactacaattttgctgaaactcacccatgttctactgccaATTACTAAAGAAAGAATAGGATAGAAAACttattttctgatgaaagatgagtctaatccttctttattttattttattttttaggtaCCACGGTTGTAGctctagaacacaatattctctgTACCTTAATAAAgctgtcaaaataataaaaaaaggccagtaCTGAGAGGGGTGTCTTTTGACATATGGTTGCGGTTATGCGCTTTCTTTaagaccacacacacaacaactacAGGAAATGTTGCAAGTAATTCTAGGATTTACAATTTCTGATACTATTTTCGTTATGTGTTGTGTATCAAAAACCATAAAATAGCCATGTCGGTTACCTTCTGCATGCTTTCGTCGCCAGAACCCCTCTCGCTGTCGCTGTCCGTCACCCTCTCCTTACATTTGAGGTCGATGGAGCTGCTGGGATAAGGATCCtctggaaaacaaaataaactacAGCTACACTTGACATCCAACGTCGCTACAATTTTAAGACCACATTGATTTCCTATGTAAAGAGGAGTCAGGCATcagtttttgcagtttttgttaCAATGTAGACCAAATGTCTTaccaatgacatcatcatctccCTCCTCCTCACAGATGACCATGCGCTCCTCATCACTGGTCATGTCCTCGCTGACCCCTCGCTGAGACTGGGACAGGGTTGGGGCGTGGCTTGAAAACTGACTGCCTCCATCTCCACACATCTAAGGGAAAATAAACGGTCACAGTACTGCGTATAATATTAAGTCATAAGGCTTGAAAAGACAGAGATGCCTGAGTCTCAAACTGTGTAAACTTTAATGTTCCATAGTAATCTACAGTCACACTATTAACTGTACCTGTGCCAGCTCCGCCAGGGCTTGTGTGTTGCCCCTGTCACTGCGCTCCAGGTTGTGTACAGCACTTTGAGAGAAGGCTCTGGGCCGAGTCAACTGGCTCATGTGGCCCTCTGCTGCACTCCTCTCAGACACACCCACCAGACCCGGCGCCACCCCTTTCATCTCCACAGAATTCGGCTCTACCaggtacaaaaaacaaaaggcatGTTAAGAAAAACGACTGataaatgttttattcatatGGGTTCTACGAGACCAACCTGTGGACTCAGACATGCTCCTCTCCCTGATATCTTTCCCTCCTGGAACACCGCGACCTTCAGAGCTGGacttcttcctgtctttgttgCACCACTTCCAGTCAGGGTGGGCCTTAAAATGGGCCTCTTTCACCTGGCAACAAGAAGAAAGGACAACTCTTTGCTTGTATGCTTAACACGTAGCaccatatctttttttttaatgagtccTATTACTGTACCTGAAAAGCCAAGTCATGGTacttctgtttttcttttggtCCAAGAGCGTACCACCACTCCCCCAGGATCTTGCTGACAGTCCGGTTGTCCTGGTTGGGGTGGCGCTGGTGCACCAACGCTCGATGGCGCTTGCTAAAAATCATGAAGGCGTTCATCGGTCGCCGGATGTGGTCCTTCTCTCTCTGAGAAGATGAAAAACAAGAAGATGGACAATTGCAACATTGTCAAGTGGAACATCTGAAGTCAGAATTAGGaattcaacaaatacaaatagatcaTCCCAAGAGAGTGAAAAGAATACCTTTCCTGGGCTATTCTTGTCCCCATCTTTGGGCAGGGCACTGAGAGACTGCGTGCGTCTCTTTACAGGGGATGTCGAGAGGGGCTGCTCTGGTACAACTCCTGGCAGGAAGctacaataagacaaaaacagatGTCAGAATGCTAGTAGACAGTACAAAGTCCATCAGTCCTATTCAATGACTAGTTTTATCTCAAGTATTGAAGAAACTAAACTGAAATGAAAACGCTGCCTTTTTATACAGTGCGCTGCAAAGGAAAGCTTTTGTTCCTCTCTGCTTTGTTCTGGCATGGAGCTCTACTGCCCAAATTagtgcaagaaaaaaaagacaaatcacACTCACTCACTGTATGTCTGTGTACACAGCAATGCGCCAAGAATAACTGCAAAAAGGCTAACACATTCTgttacattaaaatatgaacATACGGGTCATCTACGTCACTCTCTGTTTCGCTGTCGGGCCTTTCTCTCTCCCCGTCCCCTTTCTCCTTCTCTGGCTCCTCGGGAGCTGGGGCATGTCGGGTCAGGGGACCTCTCTCCACTGTGGGAGGTGCCTCGACGGGCTCCGGAGGTGGTGCTGCTCCCCCCTGGCAATCTGAGGAAACACAAGACACTCTTGATGACTTGATCGAGACAAATTAAGTATTTAATTATTCAGCATCAGTAT
This genomic window from Doryrhamphus excisus isolate RoL2022-K1 chromosome 17, RoL_Dexc_1.0, whole genome shotgun sequence contains:
- the cicb gene encoding protein capicua homolog isoform X2, yielding MRPQKKQRGRSPSSSRGRGGRRKAGVQPSQEKDSKRIKRESPGKNSQSTASTLSKQCPPVSAKLLEEPTTDRDPPRRGESTGLKKLTESPLEKDATDTAKETTGRRSSSVDSVASPTSPITPPVTTNHNPNPASVSSRKTATFKARVPKKKYTYEHFVNNATPPATLPTSSPATTGNTSCNSNSKIGDSVTMAMNNVKNCNNISHLINNIVNASMNSSTNTSSVNACSGNQPSVEHTNGKATEKKQASTDDGALRTVTPLEKEPQVGENESEGAPNSVRSSSTDTASEHSSDMDVIEANGPSNQKSPHAPTPLLNSLPKGVSGAGGLAEALAKGLKNQRVLARQIRSPKESPVGSTGGGFKERDLCLVSPVFRPGVVRGVNAGTVEVQLQGKGTLIKYPFDDGTMMTSLGGVVDLVLDAPPPGISPVAVGTKVCVPFGGEDGGPLLYREGVVSQVDPHPGVSFPYQVVLSEDTDPVGGGAVRQGGDKRKTLTVWVSRQSLRLLTPPWDVPHLDGGGVRQREREREREEREWREEMEVEREVCQLSSGMGVLGGGARLSHGLSHQGVAAVNPYGNGHPPRHSSTVTSSGGATTVHGCREDFSDRKRQNQTNIPDEDVEVSRFNMAISTAPKNSNSAPSQHINIISKSNNYHSSSPHLSVVRGLGTPHFPTLTSPQPPPSPALLGSDMNNTPNLPPTKITPTQTPTPLSLGGNSSTSSRSRTPLSLAQQKYKKGDVVCTQNGIRKKFNGKQWRRLCSREGCMKESQRRGYCSRHLSMRTKEMEAAAGGERGGGGGSSSGTVTPSDLRGRASSEFEWDDTSRGSSETSSRGDSRPRLLLPSVLPHDLSARFDFDECEAATMLVSLGSSRSGTPSFSPISNQSPFSPAPSPSPSPLFGFRPANFSPITASPVLQHRKHRQLSGTGGGGGGNSKATTPAGGGERERHISGVQPSFHSNLTFTVPMSPSKRKPDAHPPPPLPLHHHNYTPKTELEHGDLNNSFRVLSPQTPASHSHTPTFSRPRGATTPSSSRPPSSTTASPPPLLVSPTPPSPHTPDGGPRRVVPASQQTLRDSPVIVRNPDVPLAKFIECPLGKGGEKEGVVETTLTKDNGITTFTPQPIPGLQVPVPINAAAPVPNGTVLLRSPAQTLLLVSPTPSSLPTSDTPATPLQALSVTVGTTITATAPCSVDSSGERVENRGFEGEVQQPVPCHPSPTALLPLILPMESLHPAPRKDIIMGRPGTVWTNVEPRSVPVFPWHSLVPFLAPTQSDATSQPGEGQHPVNHPHAASLKTDCQGGAAPPPEPVEAPPTVERGPLTRHAPAPEEPEKEKGDGERERPDSETESDVDDPFLPGVVPEQPLSTSPVKRRTQSLSALPKDGDKNSPGKREKDHIRRPMNAFMIFSKRHRALVHQRHPNQDNRTVSKILGEWWYALGPKEKQKYHDLAFQVKEAHFKAHPDWKWCNKDRKKSSSEGRGVPGGKDIRERSMSESTEPNSVEMKGVAPGLVGVSERSAAEGHMSQLTRPRAFSQSAVHNLERSDRGNTQALAELAQMCGDGGSQFSSHAPTLSQSQRGVSEDMTSDEERMVICEEEGDDDVIEDPYPSSSIDLKCKERVTDSDSERGSGDESMQKRVFAPVICSTASSSSSHATPHGRSVSLSSYSSSKRYDEGRPGVFSDPRRREEGDIKDTLRAEAGAVQASPLSLSSGQSVISPSPAAGGPPHSSSVVANVHLGIGAVRVASTVLTNVMRPVISTPLPIVNKPRERGASSSPHPPERKPMALQQQPQLLIGSGNSAAPSGYYSSPSPNPVGAGVVTNFVLGGALSGQPAVQLITPPPQPQPPQQQQVSLSSTAASAPHSHSNGPLPLPLLQPQFLPTSSLAPPGGKAITQVQYILPTLPANPKSPPQQQQQLCQPTSIFNLPAAPPTHTPLANGKQQACYSSSPAVGVVSPGTRVQTQSPVLQGKMVVPMATVRTAPAPAQQFPIVAPQLPVQNGAQAGSKIIQIAPMPMVQSQLSQGAVHPASPLPVTVATAAVVAPGPTASQTVLLPPAPTRITYVQSTPGIPPSLPLVSTTAASSQPPTQPALPVPASTYVPPPLATLGFTTIPPAGQTLVQPLIAGQPPLLAAAPSPQPHSSAPVSGSGGQIVTAIYPPSQSVTMATGVVSMAAVPPSAAVYSAISSPSSASGQKHTAAPAAVARLHPERHLPADRVTDRQAERQMDAALVQSERQVQSSGSSGSAVPSSGPAVCTRPYSPPLQIQTSGNTPGTPKLSQLPVRPPQKVKATLASIPVGNYEGGGRGKEREREREREREREVASNSHFSFDTEPAGQTESPAAHSAEELPSSEKPPEGSSTAETSREAGWKESLPSSPLPPPSATEPTLPPPHTDKDGPAPKKVKARPPPLKKTFDSVDKVLSEVYFEERFAELPEFRPEEVLPSPTLQSLATSPRAILGSYRRKRKNSTDLDSATDDQASPKRKSRRRSSCSSEPNTPKSAAKCEGDIFTFERAAGTDGEDILAELEFDKVPYSSLRRTLDQRRALVMQLFQEQQGFFPSAQATAAFQTRYSDIFPTKVCLQLKIREVRQKIMQTAAPSDASGLPVPHDALPGPSGTQSLDGGRGGGDLQDDEEEGGEGSPEDPGDSQDSSR